Proteins encoded in a region of the Mucilaginibacter sabulilitoris genome:
- a CDS encoding RNA polymerase sigma factor has protein sequence MSPKWLIVDQELVALLREGNKEAFAEIYRRYWTVMYMHALKMLKSEDDARDVVQEIFTSLWLKSQSINPDVNLAGYLFISTKNRVLDLIAQKRVRTDYLGSLAAFAEAHNNETLADIEEKELMQALQREIEQLPAKMRQIFEMRIHQHCTYKEIADELNLSDKTVKKQISNAIKIIRPKLHHLSTIVLILSGL, from the coding sequence ATGTCCCCTAAATGGCTAATTGTTGATCAGGAATTAGTTGCACTTTTAAGAGAAGGCAATAAGGAAGCGTTTGCCGAAATTTATCGGCGTTACTGGACAGTAATGTATATGCACGCACTAAAAATGCTCAAAAGCGAAGATGATGCCCGCGATGTAGTGCAGGAAATATTCACCTCGTTATGGCTAAAAAGTCAATCTATAAATCCTGATGTTAATTTAGCCGGATACCTTTTTATCTCCACAAAAAACAGGGTGCTTGACCTGATAGCGCAAAAGCGGGTCCGGACGGACTATTTGGGTTCATTAGCAGCCTTTGCGGAAGCGCATAATAATGAGACATTAGCGGATATTGAGGAAAAAGAATTAATGCAAGCCCTGCAAAGGGAAATTGAGCAATTGCCAGCCAAAATGAGGCAGATATTTGAAATGCGTATTCATCAGCACTGTACTTATAAGGAAATTGCCGATGAGCTGAACCTATCCGACAAAACTGTCAAAAAACAAATCAGTAATGCAATTAAGATAATCCGGCCCAAGCTCCACCATCTCTCAACAATTGTTTTGATTTTATCAGGTTTATAA
- a CDS encoding FecR family protein: MTREQAQELLTKYQLGKCTSEEKILLDRWYLNEAAKQPVPDAPHDPLKEEQLIWNRILQEIPADHKVRYLKKWHSIAAAAAVLFFLSFGIYFLSKKAVVTNKLVKNQPLKNDISPGGNKAILTLANGSQIILTGAKNGTIAQQGLVAVDKTADGQIVYNNGQGSSGLGETADKVAMNTMTTPRGGQYWVVLPDGSRVLLNAASSLTYPTSFSGNERKVELTGEAYFEVAHNAAKPFKVSSNGQTVEVLGTHFNINAYKDEPAIKTTLLEGKVKVTANALNKAHFLQPGQQSVFNAQTFAVNQVETDGVVAWTNGQFVFEGDNIQYIMRTVSRWYDVDITYNGTAPDDIFGGSVSRFNNISEVLKILQLTGKVHFKIEGRKIIVSK, translated from the coding sequence ATGACCCGGGAACAAGCACAGGAATTACTGACTAAATATCAACTTGGTAAATGCACATCTGAGGAGAAGATACTTTTGGATCGTTGGTATTTAAATGAAGCCGCTAAACAGCCGGTTCCAGATGCCCCACATGATCCTTTAAAAGAAGAGCAGCTGATCTGGAACAGGATACTACAGGAAATTCCTGCTGATCATAAGGTACGCTATTTAAAAAAATGGCATTCAATTGCTGCAGCCGCGGCAGTTCTCTTCTTCCTTTCTTTTGGTATCTATTTCTTATCAAAAAAAGCAGTAGTTACTAATAAATTAGTCAAAAATCAACCCTTAAAAAATGATATATCGCCGGGCGGAAATAAAGCGATTTTAACCCTTGCCAATGGCAGTCAAATTATTTTAACAGGAGCTAAAAACGGAACTATTGCACAACAAGGTTTAGTAGCTGTTGATAAAACAGCCGATGGCCAAATTGTTTATAACAATGGTCAGGGCTCATCTGGTTTGGGCGAGACTGCCGATAAAGTAGCCATGAACACCATGACCACCCCGCGCGGCGGCCAGTATTGGGTTGTACTGCCCGATGGTAGCAGGGTATTACTTAATGCAGCTTCCTCGTTAACCTATCCAACCTCATTTAGTGGGAATGAACGTAAAGTGGAGCTTACAGGCGAGGCTTATTTTGAGGTTGCGCACAACGCCGCAAAACCATTTAAAGTAAGCAGCAACGGACAAACCGTTGAGGTATTAGGAACACATTTTAATATCAATGCCTACAAAGATGAACCGGCAATTAAAACCACACTTTTAGAGGGTAAGGTTAAAGTAACTGCCAACGCCCTAAATAAAGCGCATTTTTTACAACCCGGTCAACAGAGCGTTTTCAATGCCCAGACCTTTGCTGTGAACCAGGTAGAAACCGATGGAGTAGTAGCATGGACTAACGGACAGTTTGTGTTTGAAGGTGATAATATACAGTACATTATGCGCACGGTATCAAGATGGTATGATGTTGATATAACCTATAATGGCACAGCTCCTGATGATATTTTTGGGGGCTCGGTTTCCCGGTTTAATAATATATCAGAAGTGTTAAAAATCTTACAGTTAACCGGAAAAGTTCATTTTAAAATTGAAGGAAGAAAAATTATAGTATCAAAATAA
- a CDS encoding TonB-dependent receptor, which translates to MKISAFNTGMPKLWLPKKFLLVMKITTFFIIVAIMQVSATTYAQKINLSENNVSLKKLFKEIKKQSGYNFLYTEGMLKDAKPVNIHVNDGTIGQALDQAFSDQRLTYTITNNTVVIKEKDKIQVVTIVPITVSGTVTDEKGEPMPGVTITIEETGKSVFTDNSGHYNITADSKQTLLFSFIGYKKGRVPINNTQLINITMEPSLKDLSEVVVVGYGTQKKVNLTGAIASVGSEKLDSRPIVNLGDGLNGLIPNLNVNVNNGQPGTGSSFNIRGYTTIGANSSSAPLVLVDGVQRDPNLIDPNDVANVTVLKDAASAAIYGGRAAYGVILITTKNGKKGAMQVSYSGSYTTSRPTKMPSYINSQEYIDIFNSAQRTGAKSGGYTSSEPFTTQDSTMISAYFKDPAHNPSAYVDPGNPLRYRYVGNTDWIKVLYPGWAPQQQHYLSVSGGEGKTTYSANMGYFTQDGLEKVANQVYKRYTPTLKVNSDVTKWLTFNLNMSMTHTDNNQSAYTNQSNQGGAWIPTDLRPLMPVYNPDGHYSGQGNYTNPVAVIAQNGRDIESQNDFWTTGRVILKPVDHLTITSDYTWNSFTAFDRLQLIPFNEYGVDGAFLNVFPHTNPSRVSEYRHNDNYNAFNAYTTYENTFNAKHYFKALAGYNQEYFHYVLSNATARNLIDPTLPAIGTNNDPKPVVGGTETQSALIGSFFRLNYIYDKRYLLEVNGRYDGTSRFPADHRYAFSPSVSMGWNIAEESFMQGSKNIINELKLRASYGQLPNQQIQIQSGNISSGAQYPYIATQGAGTVDYLFNNQPGVTVGTPGLISNNLTWEKVQTKNIGLDYAMLNDRLSGSFDYFITDTKNMLVNGQPLPAVLGTGAPLKNAANLRTKGWELSVSWKDRMFNNQLFYNVTLGLSDASSTITKYDLNPNLSIDDDTYYSGKKIGNIWGFVTEGFYKTDAEAAKVDNSAIAGYTWLAGDIKYADLNHDGKISRGSSTLTDPGDQKIIGNNTPRYRFSFNLNLTYKNFDFTSFIQGVLKADFAPTDYVFYAFQGNEWNLPYKYATDYWTPQNTNAYFARPRFNGSGNQLTQTKYLQSAAYARIKQLTLGYTLPNQLLSKLSIKKLRVYVTGANLFTITSLFKGYDPEIATNGQINGNNIFQTYPINKSVSFGLQATL; encoded by the coding sequence ATGAAAATATCTGCTTTTAATACAGGTATGCCAAAATTGTGGCTGCCTAAAAAGTTTTTATTAGTTATGAAAATAACTACGTTTTTTATTATAGTCGCCATTATGCAGGTCAGCGCCACGACCTATGCACAAAAGATAAATCTTTCTGAAAATAATGTGTCTTTAAAAAAGTTGTTTAAAGAGATCAAGAAACAGAGCGGTTATAATTTTTTGTATACTGAAGGTATGCTCAAAGACGCCAAACCCGTCAATATTCATGTAAATGACGGTACTATAGGGCAGGCACTCGACCAAGCTTTTTCAGATCAGCGGCTAACTTATACCATTACCAATAATACGGTAGTGATAAAAGAAAAGGATAAAATACAGGTTGTTACCATTGTTCCGATTACGGTGAGTGGTACGGTTACCGACGAAAAGGGAGAACCTATGCCTGGTGTTACGATAACGATCGAGGAAACAGGTAAATCAGTGTTTACTGATAATAGCGGACATTACAATATAACCGCTGATAGCAAACAAACATTACTGTTTTCTTTTATCGGCTATAAAAAAGGCAGAGTGCCTATCAATAATACCCAGCTTATCAATATAACCATGGAACCCTCATTAAAGGATCTGAGTGAGGTAGTTGTGGTAGGTTACGGTACGCAAAAAAAAGTAAATCTGACAGGGGCAATTGCGAGTGTTGGAAGCGAAAAATTAGATAGCCGCCCGATTGTAAATCTTGGTGATGGGCTAAACGGTCTTATTCCCAATTTGAATGTCAACGTCAATAACGGACAACCCGGAACCGGATCAAGCTTTAATATCAGAGGTTATACAACCATTGGCGCAAATTCGAGCTCAGCGCCATTGGTGCTGGTTGATGGAGTGCAGCGTGATCCTAACCTGATTGATCCGAATGATGTGGCAAACGTTACGGTGTTAAAGGATGCTGCATCAGCTGCTATTTACGGCGGCCGTGCGGCGTATGGAGTTATCCTGATCACCACCAAGAATGGTAAAAAAGGAGCAATGCAGGTAAGCTACTCGGGTTCATATACTACATCAAGACCCACCAAAATGCCATCTTATATTAACTCACAGGAATATATTGATATTTTTAACAGCGCACAAAGAACAGGAGCAAAAAGCGGCGGATATACCTCAAGTGAGCCATTTACAACGCAGGATTCAACCATGATCTCGGCCTATTTCAAAGATCCTGCTCATAACCCGTCGGCATACGTAGATCCGGGTAACCCGTTGCGGTACAGGTACGTAGGTAATACCGATTGGATCAAAGTACTTTACCCTGGTTGGGCCCCGCAACAGCAGCATTATCTGTCAGTTTCGGGTGGCGAGGGAAAAACAACCTACTCCGCCAACATGGGGTATTTTACACAGGATGGTTTAGAGAAAGTGGCCAATCAGGTGTACAAAAGATATACGCCAACCTTAAAGGTAAATTCAGATGTCACCAAATGGCTTACATTCAATTTGAATATGTCCATGACGCATACAGATAATAACCAAAGCGCTTACACAAATCAATCCAACCAGGGAGGCGCCTGGATTCCCACTGATCTTCGTCCGTTAATGCCGGTTTATAACCCGGATGGTCATTATTCAGGACAGGGGAATTACACCAACCCGGTAGCTGTAATCGCGCAGAACGGCAGGGACATTGAGTCGCAAAATGATTTCTGGACAACCGGTCGTGTTATTTTAAAACCTGTTGATCACTTGACCATAACGTCTGATTATACCTGGAACAGCTTTACCGCTTTTGACAGATTGCAGCTTATCCCATTTAATGAATATGGCGTTGATGGCGCTTTCCTGAACGTGTTTCCTCATACTAACCCGTCAAGAGTATCCGAATACAGGCATAATGATAACTATAATGCCTTTAATGCCTATACTACCTACGAAAATACATTTAATGCAAAACACTATTTTAAAGCACTGGCGGGTTATAATCAGGAATATTTTCACTATGTACTAAGCAATGCTACTGCCAGAAACCTCATAGACCCTACCTTACCGGCTATAGGAACCAATAACGACCCAAAACCCGTTGTAGGCGGAACAGAAACCCAATCGGCGCTGATCGGTTCCTTTTTTCGATTGAATTATATTTATGATAAAAGGTATTTATTAGAAGTGAACGGCAGATATGATGGTACTTCCCGTTTCCCGGCCGATCACCGCTATGCATTTTCACCATCGGTGTCAATGGGCTGGAACATTGCTGAAGAATCTTTTATGCAGGGATCTAAAAATATAATTAATGAGTTAAAATTAAGGGCTTCTTACGGGCAATTGCCAAATCAACAGATACAGATCCAATCGGGGAACATATCATCCGGAGCACAATATCCTTATATCGCTACACAGGGAGCCGGTACGGTAGATTATTTATTCAATAATCAGCCGGGCGTAACGGTTGGCACCCCCGGGCTAATAAGTAATAATCTTACCTGGGAAAAGGTACAAACCAAAAATATCGGGCTTGATTATGCCATGTTGAATGACAGGCTAAGTGGTAGTTTTGATTATTTTATAACCGACACTAAAAATATGCTGGTTAACGGACAGCCCTTACCAGCTGTTTTAGGAACCGGCGCCCCATTAAAGAATGCCGCCAACCTGCGTACCAAAGGCTGGGAATTAAGCGTAAGCTGGAAAGATCGCATGTTTAACAATCAGTTGTTTTATAATGTAACGCTTGGCCTGTCTGATGCTTCAAGCACTATCACCAAGTATGATCTTAATCCTAATCTTAGTATTGATGATGATACATATTATTCTGGGAAAAAAATAGGCAATATATGGGGATTTGTAACTGAAGGCTTTTATAAAACAGATGCGGAAGCGGCAAAGGTTGATAATTCGGCCATAGCAGGTTATACCTGGCTTGCCGGGGATATAAAATATGCCGACCTGAACCATGATGGAAAAATAAGCAGGGGCAGTAGCACACTTACCGATCCGGGTGACCAAAAAATCATTGGTAACAATACACCTCGGTACCGGTTTAGTTTTAATTTGAACCTGACTTACAAAAACTTTGATTTTACATCATTTATTCAGGGGGTATTAAAAGCCGATTTTGCACCAACTGATTATGTATTCTACGCATTTCAGGGGAATGAATGGAACCTGCCTTATAAGTACGCTACAGATTACTGGACGCCTCAAAACACCAATGCATATTTCGCGCGCCCCCGGTTTAATGGTTCCGGAAATCAACTGACACAAACAAAGTATTTGCAAAGTGCAGCTTATGCCAGGATCAAACAATTAACATTAGGCTATACACTTCCCAATCAACTGCTAAGCAAGTTAAGCATTAAAAAGCTAAGGGTGTATGTAACCGGTGCTAATCTTTTCACTATCACCTCCCTTTTTAAAGGGTATGATCCTGAAATTGCTACCAATGGCCAAATCAATGGTAACAATATTTTTCAAACATATCCTATAAACAAGTCAGTTTCTTTTGGCTTGCAGGCTACTTTATAA
- a CDS encoding glycosyl hydrolase family 28 protein, whose amino-acid sequence MKKIFLFVLMIFNVCLYANAELITYKSPQGVVLNKDFKIAVKEPDHPEQSVPAYNASVTEVVDVSNKRQNTSFGYFDFSGKVEVTITFQNAPIQHVKIRPSTYGIIPRIVGNTIVFSLNEPRNISIEVNHDIFHNLQLFTNPIATEKPLKVDPNVIYYGPGFHQIGILKVPSNKTVYIDGGAIVQGQLLISRVENVHVIGRGILTQLSLINSADEQVSKKDPRQRNDQITIEYAKNVDINGLIILPHKYSILIGQSSGVTVSNIKSFSSEGNADGIDVFCSSDVLIDKVYMRNSDDCVAIYGHRWEYYGNTKNVTVQNSTLWADIAHPVLIGTHGDTLHPDTLEKIKFLNVDILDQHENQIDYQGCMALNAGDSNLLRDITFNNIRVDDIRKGQLVNIRVMYNQKYNTSPGRGIENIYFKDVTYRGDKASLSVIAGYDETRSIKNVLFENLKINGKVIADNMPGKPGFYKTGDMANIWVGEHVEGLRFIQTPGNSVDSPGSK is encoded by the coding sequence ATGAAGAAAATCTTTCTGTTTGTTTTAATGATTTTTAATGTTTGCCTGTACGCTAACGCGGAACTGATTACGTACAAATCTCCGCAAGGTGTTGTTTTGAATAAAGATTTTAAGATCGCGGTAAAGGAGCCCGATCATCCAGAGCAATCTGTACCGGCTTATAATGCATCTGTGACAGAAGTGGTTGATGTCAGTAATAAAAGACAAAACACTTCTTTTGGTTATTTCGATTTTTCAGGTAAAGTTGAAGTAACTATTACCTTTCAAAACGCACCGATTCAGCACGTTAAAATAAGACCGTCTACTTATGGAATTATTCCGAGGATTGTAGGAAATACAATTGTTTTTTCCTTAAATGAGCCTCGTAATATTTCGATTGAAGTAAATCACGATATTTTTCATAACCTCCAATTGTTTACCAATCCTATTGCGACAGAAAAACCGTTAAAGGTCGATCCGAATGTTATTTATTACGGCCCCGGATTTCATCAAATTGGTATATTAAAAGTCCCCTCTAATAAAACAGTTTATATTGACGGCGGGGCAATTGTTCAGGGGCAATTACTGATCAGCAGGGTAGAGAATGTTCATGTCATAGGCCGTGGCATATTAACGCAGTTATCATTAATAAATTCAGCAGATGAACAGGTATCCAAAAAAGACCCCCGCCAACGTAATGACCAGATCACCATCGAGTATGCTAAGAATGTAGATATAAATGGACTTATAATATTACCTCATAAGTATAGCATACTTATAGGGCAATCATCGGGCGTAACGGTAAGTAATATTAAATCATTTAGTTCGGAAGGAAACGCCGACGGGATAGACGTCTTTTGTAGTTCCGATGTTCTTATTGACAAAGTATATATGCGCAATTCAGATGATTGTGTGGCTATATACGGGCACCGTTGGGAATACTATGGAAATACAAAAAATGTTACTGTTCAAAACTCAACCCTTTGGGCAGATATAGCCCACCCTGTGCTTATAGGTACCCATGGGGATACACTCCACCCGGACACGTTAGAGAAAATTAAATTTCTAAATGTTGATATACTTGATCAGCATGAAAACCAAATAGACTATCAGGGCTGTATGGCTTTAAACGCGGGTGACAGTAATTTATTGAGGGATATTACTTTTAACAACATCCGTGTTGATGATATCCGGAAAGGCCAGTTAGTGAATATACGTGTTATGTATAATCAAAAGTACAATACTTCCCCGGGCAGAGGAATTGAAAATATATATTTTAAAGATGTAACCTACCGTGGTGACAAAGCTTCGCTCTCAGTCATTGCGGGGTATGACGAAACGCGGAGTATTAAAAATGTACTTTTTGAGAACCTTAAGATTAATGGGAAGGTAATCGCAGATAATATGCCCGGTAAGCCTGGTTTTTATAAAACCGGCGATATGGCTAATATATGGGTAGGTGAACATGTTGAAGGCCTCAGGTTTATTCAAACTCCAGGGAATTCTGTTGATAGCCCCGGTTCAAAATGA
- a CDS encoding RagB/SusD family nutrient uptake outer membrane protein, with protein MKTKHIIYMIFFALIAFASCKKDSFLNRSPLSDISPQNFFKNESDLQVYCNQYYSGPNLPVQNFVNQDDDSDDKANLSMNSFLAGTYTVPTTGGQWDFGFIRTCNFFLANYSRATIGDDIKNIYVGETLFFRANDFWKKVKTFGDVPYVNKYITDTSKSVLYGTRMPHKQVMDSVLKDLNFAVAHLPVEAADGRLNKYCALALKARVCLWEGTYRKYFGVGDEATYLQQATDAAEQIMNSGQFDIYSTGKPQTDYYNLFIQDELKGNPEAIMPMRYLTTVLTNNFDRQLGEAGDGYSKDFARSFLCTDGKPTSLSPLYKGDNTPDDEATNRDPRYKQQIATRGFDFLNGDLITLPRIGTSVTSTGYQPIKGRSSSLAAWNASQSTFDVFIFRYAETLLIEAEAKAELGLCTQTVLDNTINKLRDRVGMPHMVIATLVKDPRSDFPALPVLIDEIRRERRIELGAEGFRFDDLHRWHAGTLINNPETVLGMKLTPALRAQYPADQVGSIVVDANNYIRVYPGFTRTWSDKLYLYPLPIQELTLNPNLKQNPGW; from the coding sequence ATGAAAACTAAACACATTATATACATGATATTTTTTGCATTGATAGCTTTTGCTTCATGCAAAAAGGATAGCTTTCTTAACCGCAGTCCGCTGAGCGATATCAGTCCGCAAAATTTCTTTAAAAACGAGAGCGACCTGCAGGTATATTGCAATCAGTATTATTCAGGTCCAAATTTGCCTGTACAAAACTTTGTGAACCAGGACGATGATTCTGATGATAAAGCCAATTTATCAATGAACTCTTTTTTGGCGGGCACTTATACCGTTCCAACAACAGGAGGTCAATGGGATTTTGGCTTTATACGTACTTGTAATTTTTTCCTGGCCAATTATTCAAGGGCAACTATAGGCGATGATATAAAAAATATATACGTTGGCGAAACACTGTTTTTCAGGGCAAATGATTTCTGGAAAAAGGTGAAAACTTTTGGTGATGTACCCTATGTAAACAAATATATTACCGATACCTCAAAAAGTGTTTTGTATGGTACCCGGATGCCGCACAAACAAGTAATGGACTCGGTACTGAAGGATCTTAACTTTGCTGTTGCGCACCTGCCGGTTGAAGCTGCCGACGGGCGCCTGAATAAATACTGTGCACTTGCCCTAAAAGCCCGTGTTTGTTTATGGGAAGGAACTTACCGCAAGTATTTTGGAGTAGGTGATGAGGCCACTTATTTACAACAGGCTACTGACGCGGCCGAGCAGATCATGAACTCAGGTCAGTTTGATATTTATAGCACCGGAAAACCGCAAACCGACTATTATAACCTGTTTATACAGGATGAGTTAAAAGGTAATCCCGAAGCTATTATGCCTATGCGGTACCTTACAACGGTATTAACAAATAATTTCGACAGGCAATTGGGCGAAGCAGGCGATGGTTACAGTAAGGACTTTGCACGGTCGTTCTTATGTACGGATGGGAAGCCAACCTCTCTTAGTCCATTATACAAAGGGGATAATACACCTGATGATGAAGCCACAAACCGCGACCCACGCTATAAACAACAGATAGCAACAAGAGGGTTCGACTTTTTGAATGGCGATCTTATAACGCTGCCACGTATCGGTACTTCGGTTACTTCAACTGGTTATCAGCCTATCAAAGGTCGTTCATCAAGTTTGGCTGCGTGGAATGCCAGTCAGTCAACATTTGATGTGTTTATTTTTAGGTATGCCGAAACATTGCTGATAGAAGCCGAAGCGAAAGCTGAATTGGGCCTATGCACCCAAACAGTATTAGATAACACTATCAATAAGCTGCGCGACAGGGTGGGTATGCCGCACATGGTCATTGCTACGCTGGTTAAGGACCCTAGATCTGATTTTCCTGCTTTGCCGGTATTGATAGATGAAATAAGGAGGGAAAGACGTATTGAATTAGGAGCTGAAGGTTTCCGTTTTGATGACCTGCACAGGTGGCACGCAGGTACACTCATCAACAATCCCGAAACAGTTTTAGGCATGAAACTTACACCGGCACTAAGGGCACAATATCCGGCGGATCAGGTGGGCAGTATAGTGGTTGATGCCAATAATTATATAAGGGTGTACCCAGGTTTTACACGTACCTGGAGCGATAAATTATACTTATATCCTTTACCTATACAGGAGCTAACGCTAAATCCCAATTTGAAACAAAACCCAGGCTGGTAA